The following are from one region of the Leptospira yasudae genome:
- a CDS encoding bactofilin family protein, with protein sequence MALVKNSSEVTNSTIGENSYFSGKFFINGSLKIDGKFEGKSLQAEQLYIGVTGKVKTNITAASVIIEGIVIGNITARNRVMLLPTSKILGDIRTPELIIQNGVILEGRCMISNDLKHSAKDLIDLEYSKDSLSVEKIFGKQSGAAKE encoded by the coding sequence ATGGCACTCGTTAAAAATTCATCCGAAGTTACGAACTCCACCATCGGAGAAAATTCCTACTTCAGCGGAAAATTCTTTATCAACGGATCTCTCAAGATCGACGGAAAATTCGAAGGTAAGTCCTTACAAGCGGAACAGCTTTATATCGGCGTTACCGGTAAGGTAAAAACCAATATCACCGCAGCCAGCGTTATCATCGAAGGAATCGTTATCGGAAACATCACCGCAAGAAACAGAGTGATGCTTCTTCCTACTTCCAAAATTCTCGGAGATATCCGTACTCCCGAGTTGATCATCCAGAACGGAGTGATCCTCGAAGGACGTTGTATGATCTCCAACGACCTCAAACATTCCGCAAAAGATCTGATCGATCTCGAGTATTCGAAAGATTCTCTCAGCGTGGAAAAAATCTTCGGAAAACAATCCGGAGCGGCAAAAGAATAA
- a CDS encoding PdxA family dehydrogenase: protein MNRILITEGDPCGIGPEIFLHSLSLLKKISKSRPIVYFHSGKFPLPKDFANVVAEEIVPAVKNSSVSDAATNTSALRSASAEIGTKGLFAVSHNVLSKKEIASLKFGKPSSLSGKSALGSLSLAVEFQKIGGGDLITLPLSKEWVIASGASAFRGHTEFLAEEYNTKTYMLMSGKDLQVLPLTTHVPLVRVPEFLKGIDLPSLADSILSCDRIDRNKPVAFLGLNPHAGEGGKVGKEEAEILEPMIAFLKKKGLKVEGPLSADSMFGESARKKFGLHLACYHDQGLIPFKMWEGKKGVNLTLGLPFIRVSPDHGTAFDIAGKGLADSASFVECLHRVVGNRS from the coding sequence GTGAACCGGATCCTGATTACAGAAGGCGACCCTTGTGGAATCGGTCCGGAGATCTTCCTTCATTCCCTTTCTCTTTTAAAAAAAATCTCCAAATCCAGACCGATCGTTTATTTTCATTCGGGTAAGTTTCCGCTTCCGAAAGATTTTGCGAACGTTGTCGCAGAGGAAATCGTTCCCGCGGTAAAGAATTCTTCCGTTTCCGATGCGGCGACGAACACGTCCGCGCTCCGATCCGCATCGGCTGAAATCGGAACGAAGGGTTTGTTTGCGGTTTCGCACAACGTTCTTTCCAAAAAGGAAATCGCTTCCTTGAAGTTCGGAAAACCTTCTTCGTTGTCCGGCAAATCGGCGTTAGGTTCTCTTTCTCTCGCGGTCGAATTTCAAAAAATAGGAGGAGGGGATCTCATCACTCTTCCTTTGAGCAAGGAATGGGTGATCGCTTCGGGAGCGTCCGCGTTCCGCGGTCATACAGAATTTTTAGCCGAAGAATATAATACGAAAACGTATATGCTCATGTCCGGTAAGGATCTGCAGGTTCTTCCTTTGACGACTCACGTTCCGTTGGTGCGGGTGCCCGAGTTTTTGAAAGGGATCGATCTTCCTTCGTTGGCGGACTCGATTCTTTCCTGCGATCGGATCGACCGCAATAAACCCGTCGCGTTTTTGGGTTTGAACCCGCACGCGGGAGAAGGCGGCAAGGTCGGAAAGGAAGAAGCGGAAATTTTAGAACCTATGATTGCGTTTTTGAAAAAGAAGGGTTTGAAGGTGGAAGGGCCTTTGTCCGCCGATTCCATGTTCGGCGAATCCGCGAGAAAGAAGTTCGGTCTGCATCTGGCTTGTTATCACGATCAAGGTTTGATTCCGTTTAAAATGTGGGAAGGGAAGAAGGGCGTGAATCTTACCTTGGGTCTTCCGTTCATCCGCGTTTCTCCCGATCACGGAACCGCGTTCGATATTGCCGGGAAAGGGCTTGCAGATTCAGCCAGCTTTGTAGAATGTCTGCATCGAGTCGTCGGGAATCGTTCGTGA
- a CDS encoding tetratricopeptide repeat protein, translated as MNPLYLQSFGESEEAKKHFLTAYEYQTKGNLKLASKHYRLSIAAKPTAEAWTFLGWSYSLAGRLDRAIEFCKTAIETDPTLGNPYNDIGVYLLQQKRYQEALPWFERAKSAPRYEVPVYPYFNAGSCLEILGHIELARLEYEKAIAIQPNYPPANLALKRIYIRYN; from the coding sequence ATGAATCCACTCTACTTACAATCCTTCGGCGAATCGGAAGAGGCGAAGAAACATTTTTTGACCGCCTACGAATATCAAACCAAGGGAAATCTCAAGCTCGCTTCCAAACACTATCGTTTGTCCATCGCGGCCAAACCGACGGCCGAGGCTTGGACGTTTTTGGGTTGGTCCTATTCCTTGGCGGGAAGATTGGATCGTGCGATTGAGTTCTGCAAGACGGCGATCGAAACCGATCCTACATTAGGAAATCCTTATAATGATATCGGCGTTTATCTGCTTCAGCAAAAACGCTATCAGGAAGCGCTTCCTTGGTTTGAACGGGCGAAATCGGCTCCGCGATACGAGGTGCCGGTGTATCCGTACTTCAACGCCGGTTCTTGTCTGGAAATTTTAGGTCATATCGAATTGGCGCGTCTGGAATACGAAAAGGCGATCGCCATTCAGCCGAATTATCCTCCCGCAAATCTGGCTCTGAAACGGATTTATATTCGATACAATTGA
- a CDS encoding VOC family protein, whose translation MRFKSLQKGIITERIKESKEFYTKVLGLRVKYESDWFALLCLPERPEYEIGFMLPGLEQVRKDYFQQKYAGAGVWIILESENVAQDYERMKDNGAPIDLHLTEEEWGDVHFTLVDPNGIGIDIVQAREAEAGQGMEEISA comes from the coding sequence ATGCGTTTCAAAAGTTTACAAAAAGGAATCATCACGGAGCGGATAAAGGAATCAAAAGAATTCTACACGAAGGTTCTCGGCCTCCGCGTAAAATACGAATCGGATTGGTTCGCGCTTCTCTGTTTGCCCGAACGCCCCGAATACGAGATCGGATTTATGTTGCCCGGTTTGGAGCAGGTTCGCAAGGATTACTTTCAACAAAAGTATGCCGGTGCCGGAGTTTGGATCATATTAGAATCCGAGAATGTAGCGCAAGACTACGAACGAATGAAGGACAACGGCGCTCCCATCGATCTGCATTTGACCGAAGAAGAATGGGGAGACGTTCACTTTACATTGGTCGATCCGAACGGAATCGGAATCGATATCGTTCAAGCGAGGGAAGCCGAGGCCGGCCAAGGCATGGAAGAAATTTCCGCATAA
- a CDS encoding AraC family transcriptional regulator, translated as MKRREPKKLYPAWDHIQQKIGEPIGLNQLAFLSNLSPWHFHRIFSKLQGESVQEYIRRLRLEKAAYELKISSYPILEIALEAGYESNEAFTKAFKRAFQITPKEFRNRFHKEKRTVWKESAVPNGIDPDEIYKKEISSFPIVYVRHHGPYEEFPGFDPNSEEVRSLLSFLKSNNSLPENHQWIGISQDDPEITPSEKIRFDLGVSVAAGEVSNEGALGKQTVAGGKYLVVRHRGDYSKLPEVYSFLLNRFATEKKLALKNSPPFEVYLDPFRKKFEVTITDIYIPLQK; from the coding sequence GTGAAGCGAAGGGAACCCAAAAAATTATATCCGGCTTGGGATCATATTCAGCAAAAGATCGGAGAGCCGATCGGACTGAATCAACTCGCGTTTCTCAGTAACCTTTCGCCTTGGCATTTTCATCGGATCTTTTCCAAACTTCAGGGAGAATCCGTACAGGAATACATTCGCAGGTTGCGATTGGAAAAGGCCGCCTACGAACTGAAAATTTCCTCGTATCCGATTTTGGAAATCGCGTTGGAAGCCGGATACGAATCGAACGAAGCCTTCACCAAAGCGTTCAAGCGGGCATTCCAAATTACTCCGAAAGAATTTCGCAATCGATTTCATAAAGAAAAGCGAACCGTTTGGAAAGAATCCGCGGTTCCGAACGGGATCGATCCCGATGAAATCTATAAAAAAGAAATTTCTTCCTTTCCCATCGTTTACGTTCGTCATCACGGTCCTTACGAAGAATTTCCCGGATTCGATCCGAATTCCGAGGAAGTGCGATCGCTTCTTTCGTTTTTAAAATCCAATAACTCTTTACCGGAGAATCATCAGTGGATCGGGATTTCGCAGGACGATCCGGAAATCACTCCGTCCGAAAAAATACGTTTCGACCTCGGCGTTTCCGTGGCCGCTGGAGAAGTTTCGAATGAAGGCGCACTCGGAAAACAAACCGTAGCGGGAGGGAAATACTTGGTCGTTCGACATCGGGGCGACTATTCGAAGTTACCGGAAGTATATTCATTTCTTCTAAATCGTTTTGCGACTGAGAAAAAGTTGGCGCTGAAGAATTCCCCGCCTTTCGAAGTGTATTTAGATCCGTTCCGTAAAAAATTTGAAGTGACGATTACGGATATTTACATTCCTCTTCAAAAATGA
- a CDS encoding helix-turn-helix transcriptional regulator, with protein sequence MFKSLHSPEAKIFCKNLIAARKEADLTQLEIAKLLGEPQSYISKIESGERRLDVIEFWRIFKILKKPYDYYFQFEEKQDLSEKKSKTLKAASSKRKKK encoded by the coding sequence TTGTTTAAGTCCCTTCATTCACCTGAGGCGAAAATCTTTTGTAAGAATTTAATCGCCGCCCGAAAAGAAGCCGATCTCACGCAACTCGAGATCGCGAAACTTTTGGGAGAACCGCAATCGTATATTTCCAAAATTGAATCCGGCGAGCGCAGACTCGATGTGATTGAGTTCTGGAGAATTTTTAAAATCCTCAAAAAACCCTACGACTATTACTTTCAGTTCGAGGAAAAACAGGATCTTTCCGAGAAAAAATCCAAAACCTTAAAGGCCGCGAGCAGCAAACGCAAGAAGAAGTGA
- a CDS encoding sugar phosphotransferase, whose amino-acid sequence MEPISHFWNPGILSVLLFFITAILSWMYLRSDTFGISDVSNERSMHVGTTKKSGGIWIFLSVFSIALVWFGGFENAEDRILFFFAGLLFFFVIGLADDLLSLGAGIRLVLEIAFLIFFFGFVPVRFVFLGIDLSGIPGASTAVLIVYVLFVVNVCNFMDGLDTYLVSHFLLAVLSFSFLFQSFLPTFYLWICAGLFGFLIFNLPKAHLFMGDAGSLPLGYAIAVLPLLFINEKNWVQFELTSTFFLLPVFFVDGILTILLRLKDGENILKAHRRHLYQLVAVRTEHKGLVSIAFTLANLPAMILFGIHREIGIPGSVVFWMSLGVYVVAYFVIWKRVKTHP is encoded by the coding sequence GTGGAACCGATCTCACATTTCTGGAATCCGGGAATTCTTTCCGTACTTTTATTCTTTATCACGGCGATTCTTTCCTGGATGTATTTGCGCTCCGATACGTTCGGAATTTCGGACGTCTCCAACGAAAGAAGCATGCACGTCGGAACGACCAAAAAGTCCGGAGGAATCTGGATTTTTCTGAGCGTCTTTTCGATCGCTCTTGTTTGGTTTGGAGGATTCGAGAATGCGGAAGACAGGATTCTCTTTTTCTTTGCGGGACTTTTGTTCTTTTTCGTCATCGGACTCGCGGACGATCTTTTATCTCTCGGTGCGGGAATCCGATTGGTTTTGGAGATCGCGTTCTTGATTTTCTTTTTCGGATTCGTTCCGGTTCGTTTCGTATTCTTAGGAATCGATTTGAGCGGAATCCCGGGCGCGTCGACGGCGGTCTTGATCGTCTACGTGTTGTTCGTCGTAAACGTTTGCAACTTTATGGACGGACTCGACACGTATCTCGTATCTCACTTTCTACTCGCGGTCTTATCGTTTTCATTTTTGTTTCAATCGTTTCTACCCACGTTTTATCTTTGGATCTGCGCGGGATTGTTCGGATTTTTGATCTTCAATCTTCCCAAAGCGCATCTGTTTATGGGGGACGCGGGTTCGTTGCCTCTCGGTTATGCGATCGCCGTTTTGCCGTTGCTTTTTATCAATGAGAAGAATTGGGTTCAGTTCGAATTAACGTCGACCTTCTTTTTATTGCCCGTGTTCTTTGTGGACGGAATCCTAACGATTCTTTTGCGGTTGAAGGATGGGGAGAATATTCTCAAAGCGCACAGAAGACATCTCTATCAGCTCGTAGCCGTGAGAACGGAACACAAAGGACTTGTGTCGATCGCGTTTACCTTGGCGAATCTTCCCGCGATGATCTTGTTCGGGATTCATAGAGAAATCGGGATTCCGGGAAGCGTCGTGTTCTGGATGAGTCTCGGTGTTTACGTTGTTGCGTATTTCGTCATTTGGAAACGGGTTAAAACTCATCCGTAA
- the dapA gene encoding 4-hydroxy-tetrahydrodipicolinate synthase, translated as MFQGVYTAIITPFKNGKIDYDSYFKLLEKQIKAEVSGVVPCGTTGESPTLSHSEHAELIRETVKVVKNRIQVVAGTGSNSTREAIELTEAACKDGVDGILSVNPYYNKPTQEGLFQHFKEIAEHSSVPVMLYNIPGRTGVNLLPETVLRLTEVKQIRSMKEATGDLGQMSKLISLVGHKMTVLSGDDNLTLPLLSIGGVGVVSVVSNLFPRALVQLVNAFHEGNIAEARKIHYDFLDVFSLAFMETNPIPIKAAMSWFGHCSPEIRLPMTPLSQNETSAKFKKALEGLKEKGYE; from the coding sequence ATGTTCCAGGGCGTTTACACAGCAATCATCACACCATTTAAAAACGGAAAAATCGACTACGACAGCTATTTCAAGCTTCTGGAAAAACAAATCAAAGCCGAAGTCAGCGGGGTTGTTCCTTGTGGGACAACGGGAGAATCTCCGACTCTTTCTCATTCCGAACACGCGGAGTTGATCCGCGAAACCGTCAAGGTCGTCAAAAATCGTATTCAAGTCGTCGCGGGAACGGGTTCCAATTCCACCCGAGAGGCGATCGAGCTCACGGAGGCGGCGTGCAAGGACGGAGTCGACGGAATTCTTTCCGTAAATCCGTATTACAACAAGCCGACTCAGGAAGGATTGTTTCAGCACTTCAAAGAAATCGCCGAACATTCTTCCGTGCCGGTGATGCTCTATAATATTCCCGGTAGAACCGGAGTGAATCTTCTTCCCGAAACGGTACTTCGTTTAACAGAAGTAAAACAGATTCGTTCCATGAAAGAAGCAACGGGAGATCTGGGGCAGATGTCCAAGTTGATTTCACTCGTAGGTCATAAGATGACCGTTCTTTCGGGAGACGACAATCTTACTCTTCCTCTTTTGTCCATCGGCGGAGTGGGGGTCGTTTCCGTGGTTTCGAATTTATTTCCAAGGGCTCTCGTGCAGCTCGTCAACGCGTTTCACGAGGGAAATATCGCGGAAGCGAGAAAGATTCACTACGATTTTCTGGACGTATTCTCTCTCGCATTTATGGAAACCAATCCGATTCCGATTAAGGCAGCTATGAGCTGGTTCGGACATTGTTCTCCCGAAATCCGTCTACCGATGACTCCTCTTTCTCAAAACGAAACGAGCGCGAAATTTAAAAAGGCCCTCGAAGGTCTGAAAGAAAAAGGATACGAGTAA
- the dapB gene encoding 4-hydroxy-tetrahydrodipicolinate reductase, producing the protein MSEQKFQIALIGGSGRMGRAIITVLSASSKSSLSSAVVSGGSVFHGMDSGLHSGIKQNGVNFTSDIDAAVKSADCVIDFSTHQNLDLTLKACLTHKKPVVIGTTGLTELQKDSVQVASKEIAIVYSPNMSIGVNLLFKLTEIAAKVMGEISDIEIQDIHHRHKKDAPSGTAEKLKNILLETLGRTEKNVVHGRHGILKERDPKEIGIHTLRAGEVIGDHTVYFFTPEERIEITHKAQDRKTFAVGSVHAAEFLVGRKPGLYDMFSVLGL; encoded by the coding sequence ATGTCGGAACAAAAATTTCAGATCGCTCTGATCGGAGGATCGGGAAGAATGGGGCGCGCCATCATCACGGTGCTTTCCGCTTCTTCCAAGTCTTCCCTTTCTTCCGCCGTTGTCAGCGGCGGTTCCGTATTTCACGGAATGGATTCCGGTCTGCATTCCGGGATCAAACAAAACGGAGTCAATTTCACTTCGGATATCGACGCGGCCGTGAAAAGCGCGGACTGCGTGATCGATTTCAGCACGCATCAGAATTTGGATTTGACTCTTAAAGCGTGTCTAACGCACAAAAAACCGGTAGTCATCGGAACGACAGGACTTACGGAGCTGCAAAAAGATTCCGTCCAAGTTGCGTCCAAGGAAATCGCGATCGTATATTCGCCGAACATGTCGATCGGCGTGAATCTGCTTTTTAAGTTAACCGAAATTGCGGCGAAGGTGATGGGAGAAATCTCCGATATCGAAATCCAGGACATTCATCATCGTCATAAAAAGGACGCACCGTCCGGAACCGCCGAAAAATTAAAGAACATTCTTCTCGAGACCTTGGGAAGAACGGAAAAGAACGTGGTCCACGGAAGACACGGAATCTTAAAGGAAAGAGATCCCAAGGAAATCGGAATTCATACGTTGCGCGCGGGAGAAGTGATCGGAGATCACACCGTTTATTTTTTCACTCCTGAAGAAAGAATCGAGATCACGCACAAGGCGCAGGATCGCAAAACCTTTGCGGTGGGAAGCGTTCATGCGGCGGAATTTTTAGTCGGACGCAAACCCGGTTTGTATGATATGTTTTCCGTTTTAGGACTCTAA